In Mytilus galloprovincialis chromosome 1, xbMytGall1.hap1.1, whole genome shotgun sequence, the following are encoded in one genomic region:
- the LOC143054407 gene encoding p21-activated protein kinase-interacting protein 1-like — translation MEVVVGTYEEVLLGYRLVKLGEKWQFELSFTDNSHTGCIKTIAVSTKGILASGGTDENIKLFNLKKRSDLGSLVHHSGSVLGVEFYKGNHMFTVSEDGSVAIWKHYTWECLKTLRGHKSGVNSISVHPSGKLALTVSKDKTLKTWNLITGKCAYTTNLKSVADLVLWSTDGTYYAVVFQTKIDIYKVETATIHCTMTTERRPNDVAFLSDTILVYGCEGGTVNFHDINNNQQLHQIDTETNRIRGITLFTDDELCQCLITASSDGYLKLYQVQQNEDSISTTLLTEHDSKFRLTCISVYLPTASTDKTGNKAITEEVMEDVDSKDDNSDQETLKTETPKKTKKNDKRKKLQKKKSEMEFVTVDKSKEAKIKAKKRKTMMKKQNTKKLKI, via the exons ATGGAAGTTGTTGTTGGAACGTACGAAGAAGTTTTGCTTGGTTATAGACTTGTCAAATTAGGAGAG aaatgGCAGTTTGAATTAAGTTTTACTGATAATTCCCATACAGGATGTATAAAAACTATTGCTGTATCAACCAAAGGTATTCTGGCATCAGGAGGCACAGATGAGAACATCAAGTTATTTAACTTAAAGAAAAGATCAGATTTGGGTTCTCTTGTTCATCATTCAG GATCAGTTCTTGGAGTAGAATTCTATAAAGGTAACCATATGTTTACTGTAAGTGAAGATGGTTCTGTGGCAATCTGGAAACATTATACCTGGGAATGTCTCAAAACACTCCGAGGACACAA ATCAGGAGTTAATAGCATATCTGTACATCCTAGTGGTAAATTAGCCCTAACAGTATCCAAAGACAAGACATTGAAGACATGGAACCTTATTACTGGCAAATGTGCTTACACAACTAATCTCAAATCAG TTGCTGACTTGGTATTGTGGTCTACAGATGGAACATATTATGCAGTTGTATTTCAAACAAAGATAGATATTTATAAAGTAGAG ACAGCAACGATACATTGTACAATGACAACAGAAAGGAGACCCAATGATGTGGCATTCTTATCG GACACCATTTTGGTATATGGATGTGAAGGTGGAACAGTTAATTTCCATGATATAAATAATAACCAACAACTCCATCAAATAGACACAGAGACTAACAG AATAAGAGGAATAACGTTGTTTACAGATGATGAATTATGTCAGTGTTTAATAACAGCATCCAGTGATGGTTATCTCAAACTGTATCAAGTACAACAGAATGAA GATTCCATTAGTACAACACTTCTTACAGAACATGATTCTAAATTTAGGTTGACTTGTATATCTGTGTACTTACCAACAGCATCTACAGACAAAACGGGCAATAAAGCAATTACAGAGGAGGTGATGGAAGATGTTGATTCTAAGGACGATAACTCAGATCAAGAAACATTAAAAACAGAAACTcctaaaaaaacaaagaaaaatgacaaaaggaagaaattacagaaaaaaaagtcaGAAATGGAATTTGTAACTGTTGATAAATCGAAAGAAGCTAAAATTAAggcaaagaaaagaaaaacgatgatgaaaaaacaaaatactaaaaaattaaagatatga
- the LOC143054436 gene encoding transmembrane protein 14C-like, with protein sequence MSTNQKENMTDFVSIAYALTVTAGGLLGYIRAGSIPSLAAGVVCGGLMGVGAYQTSQDPKNIGLSLVTSALLTGVMGYRFMNSGKFMPAGLVAGLSVLMVCRYGYRFMK encoded by the exons ATGTCGACAAACCAGAAGGAAAACATGACCGATTTTGTCAGCATTGCTTACGCTTTAACAGTGACAGCAGGCGGATTGCTTGGTTATATTAGAGCAG GAAGTATTCCATCTCTTGCTGCTGGTGTGGTTTGTGGTGGATTAATGGGAGTCGGTGCTTACCAGACATCACAAGATCCTAAAAATATTGGTCTCTCTCTTG TCACCAGTGCCTTACTGACAGGGGTAATGGGATATAGATTTATGAACTCGGGGAAATTTATGCCAGCTGGATTAGTAGCTGGCTTAAG tgtatTGATGGTGTGTAGATATGGATACAGATTTATGAAATGA